The following proteins are encoded in a genomic region of Nonomuraea muscovyensis:
- a CDS encoding saccharopine dehydrogenase NADP-binding domain-containing protein, translating into MGDLTGGLVGVVGGYGGVGAVAAARLSAWGVAPLRVGGRDTRRTAEAAARLGAHACPVDVSNPESLAAFVRGCRVVINCAGPAVVVGDLVARAARDAGARYVDAAGDEEFHRRLEALDWPGTAVISAGMMPGLTGLLPRLLIDGVERPLRLTGWVGGRDRFTVTAALDYLAAFDRFGETFAAWRGGRRVSRAAAVDPAAGVPFFPGPVAATPYLSTETEALARGLGVADVTWFSVFDGEHLWQALTRQPGGATVEERAARLSRAAELDLFGHDPYQLIVAELAGPSAARTLVVRGAGANELTGATAAMAAMAVLSGDVPAGVHHAADVLDPRWAAGLLAGVEVLDGPAWEAAVVEEGVL; encoded by the coding sequence ATGGGTGACCTGACCGGCGGCCTGGTCGGCGTCGTCGGCGGATACGGAGGGGTGGGCGCCGTCGCCGCCGCGAGGCTGTCGGCCTGGGGCGTTGCACCGCTGCGGGTGGGCGGCCGCGACACGCGCCGTACCGCCGAGGCCGCCGCCCGGCTGGGCGCCCATGCCTGCCCGGTGGACGTGTCCAACCCCGAGAGCCTGGCGGCGTTCGTGCGCGGCTGCCGCGTCGTGATCAACTGCGCCGGCCCCGCCGTCGTCGTCGGCGACCTGGTGGCCAGGGCGGCCAGGGATGCGGGCGCCCGCTACGTCGACGCGGCGGGCGACGAGGAGTTCCACCGCCGGCTGGAGGCGCTGGACTGGCCGGGCACGGCTGTGATCTCCGCGGGGATGATGCCCGGGCTGACCGGCCTGCTGCCCCGGCTGCTGATCGACGGCGTCGAACGACCGCTGCGGCTCACCGGCTGGGTGGGCGGACGCGACCGGTTCACCGTGACGGCCGCGCTGGACTACCTGGCCGCCTTCGACCGTTTCGGCGAGACGTTCGCCGCCTGGCGCGGCGGGCGCCGGGTGTCGCGCGCCGCCGCGGTCGACCCCGCCGCCGGGGTGCCGTTCTTCCCCGGCCCGGTGGCGGCCACGCCGTACCTGAGCACCGAGACCGAGGCCCTGGCCCGCGGCCTCGGCGTGGCCGACGTGACCTGGTTCAGCGTCTTCGACGGCGAGCACCTGTGGCAGGCGCTCACCCGGCAGCCGGGAGGAGCGACGGTGGAGGAGCGCGCGGCCCGGCTGTCCAGGGCGGCCGAGCTGGACCTGTTCGGCCACGACCCGTACCAGCTGATCGTGGCCGAGCTGGCCGGGCCGTCCGCGGCCCGCACCCTCGTGGTCAGGGGTGCGGGCGCGAACGAGCTCACCGGCGCCACGGCGGCGATGGCCGCCATGGCCGTGCTGTCCGGCGACGTCCCGGCGGGCGTGCACCACGCGGCGGACGTGCTCGACCCGCGGTGGGCGGCCGGCCTGCTCGCCGGCGTCGAGGTGCTCGATGGGCCCGCCTGGGAGGCCGCCGTCGTGGAGGAGGGAGTCCTGTGA